A window from Engraulis encrasicolus isolate BLACKSEA-1 chromosome 13, IST_EnEncr_1.0, whole genome shotgun sequence encodes these proteins:
- the LOC134460785 gene encoding claudin-7-like → MSSRQICALLAGLVGLGAIIAATVSNEWKCTSRASSVITATWVFQGLWNSCGGNAIGAVHCRPHLTIFKLEGYIQVCRGLMIAAVCLGFFGSISALIGMKCTRIGGTDKVKARIAFVAGFNFILSAYVQGVRGLLMVGMAMGFFAVIFCFVGMDCTYIGGSDKAKDRLVFTGAIFHFVGGVSTIAGYCLYINRVARTTFAHSVERGVLRYGIGTPIFLGLVGSFFIILGAALYGVTVYRVLFPKRVIYALAPRTYMAPQTYAGAYRNRTPYYGPSYYGLSRQSRSSGRTYSSRGSKISQTSRERSDRDAFV, encoded by the exons ATGTCCAGTAGGCAGATATGCGCGCTGTTGGCCGGACTGGTGGGCTTGGGCGCCATCATTGCTGCGACCGTCTCCAACGAGTGGAAGTGCACCAGCCGAGCGTCCTCCGTCATCACGGCCACCTGGGTCTTCCAGGGCCTGTGGAACAGCTGTGGGGGGAACGCCATCGGAGCCGTGCACTGCAGGCCGCACCTCACCATCTTCAAACTGGAAG GTTACATCCAGGTGTGCCGAGGGCTCATGATCGCTGCTGTCTGTCTCGGCTTCTTTGGGTCCATCTCTGCTCTCATTGGCATGAAATGCACCCGGATTGGAGGAACTGACAAGGTCAAGGCACGCATAGCATTCGTCGCAGGATTCAACTTCATCCTCAGTG CATATGTGCAAGGTGTCAGAGGACTTCTGATGGTGGGCATGGCGATGGGATTCTTCGCAGTTATATTCTGCTTTGTTGGGATGGACTGCACCTACATCGGAGGAAGTGACAAAGCAAAAGACAGACTTGTCTTCACCGGGGCAATTTTCCATTTTGTTGGTG GTGTTTctaccattgctggctattgCTTATACATAAACAGAGTAGCCAGGACTACTTTTGCTCACTCTGTGGAGAGAGGTGTGCTAAG atATGGCATTGGGACTCCGATATTTCTTGGCTTGGTGGGAAGTTTTTTCATAATTCTTGGTGCCGCACTCTATGGAGTTACTGTATATCGAGTCCTCTTTCCGAAAAG GGTGATCTATGCTTTAGCTCCGCGGACATACATGGCTCCTCAGACCTACGCGGGGGCCTACAGGAACAGAACTCCTTACTATGGGCCCTCGTACTACGGCCTGTCACGCCAATCAAGATCATCAGGCAGGACCTACAGCTCCAGGGGATCCAAGATAAGCCAAACATCTAGGGAGAGATCAGACAGAGATGCCTTTGTGTGA
- the cldn10c gene encoding claudin-10: MKYRTALMYSEIGCFVVCVCGWILVCSTMPTEQWTWSEVESIVLTTSNYFSNLWKDCISDSTGVSDCKGFPSMIALPTYIHLCRSLIIISIVLGFFGAILALVGMKCTKIGGTEIINARVTFAAGLNYLISGLCGMFAYSWYGNKVVSEFKNPHYKAQKFELGVGLFIGWGGSFLLICGGLVYSIFAGREGCQSR; encoded by the exons ATGAAGTACAGGACGGCCCTCATGTACTCAGAGATAGGCTGTTTCGTcgtttgtgtctgtgggtggaTTCTCGTTTGCTCAACAATGCCGACGGAGCAGTGGACCTGGTCTGAGGTGGAGAGCATTGTTCTCACCACGTCAAACTACTTCTCCAACCTCTGGAAGGACTGCATCTCCGACTCAACGGGAGTCTCTGACTGCAAAGGATTTCCCTCCATGATCGCTCTTCCAA CATACATCCATTTGTGTCGTTCTCTGATCATCATTTCCATAGTCCTGGGATTCTTTGGGGCTATTCTCGCCTTGGTGGGCATGAAATGCACCAAGATCGGAGGCACTGAGATTATCAATGCCAGAGTGACATTTGCAGCAGGGTTAAACTATCTGATATCAG GACTGTGCGGGATGTTTGCTTACTCTTGGTATGGGAACAAGGTTGTGTCTGAAttcaaaaatccccactacaagGCACAGAA GTTTGAGTTAGGAGTGGGTCTGTTCATTGGCTGGGGCGGTTCCTTCCTGCTGATATGTGGAGGTCTTGTTTACAGCATCTTTGCAGGAAGAGAGGGTTGCCAATCAAGGTAA